From Thermoflavifilum aggregans, a single genomic window includes:
- the hemN gene encoding oxygen-independent coproporphyrinogen III oxidase has protein sequence MMAVQHIPPELYQRYQYPVPRYTSYPPAPVFDQHWDESCWLEALSEAEHNEPDARWSLYVHLPFCDTLCYFCGCNMIITHHAGRVQRYLDHLHQEIALWRARLPDGHLVDQMHWGGGTPTHLTPSQLKMLADTIRQYFDFTPEAEISCEIDPRGLTPAHLEALKAAGFNRISMGVQDLHPRVQQAVNRIQPLALTEEVIGWIRDLGFQSLNIDLMYGLPYQTAASFRDTIREIIRLKPNRIAVFHYAHLPHIKKHQALIDVRTIPQPAEKMRMWLQTIDMLTAAGYVFIGLDHFALPDDELAIALARRELYRNFQGYSTRAGTHLFGLGITGISQLPGAYAQNQRTEQAYFQAVTSNRIPTARGYRLTEDDKRRRDVIMQIMCHHEVDKTAWNETFHLNFDEYFQSAENDLQQLQADGFIEVDDKKIKVTPVGMLFLRQIAYTFDAYRPSAEKPVYSASL, from the coding sequence ATGATGGCAGTTCAACATATCCCTCCCGAATTGTACCAACGCTATCAATATCCGGTACCTCGTTATACCAGCTATCCTCCTGCGCCTGTATTTGATCAGCATTGGGATGAAAGCTGCTGGTTGGAGGCTTTGTCTGAAGCTGAACATAACGAGCCGGATGCGCGATGGTCGCTGTATGTGCATTTGCCATTTTGTGACACGCTGTGTTATTTCTGCGGGTGCAATATGATTATCACCCATCATGCCGGAAGGGTACAGCGGTATCTGGATCATTTGCACCAAGAAATTGCGCTTTGGCGTGCCAGGCTGCCTGATGGCCATCTGGTAGATCAGATGCACTGGGGCGGCGGAACGCCTACCCATCTGACACCATCACAGCTGAAAATGCTGGCTGATACTATCCGGCAGTATTTTGATTTTACGCCGGAAGCAGAAATCAGCTGTGAAATTGATCCGCGTGGACTTACGCCAGCACATTTGGAAGCTTTGAAGGCAGCGGGTTTCAACCGGATCAGCATGGGTGTGCAGGATCTTCATCCCCGGGTTCAACAGGCTGTTAACCGCATACAACCATTGGCATTAACCGAAGAGGTGATTGGCTGGATCCGCGATCTGGGCTTTCAGAGCCTCAACATCGATTTGATGTATGGATTGCCTTATCAGACGGCAGCTTCGTTTCGGGATACCATCCGGGAAATCATTCGCCTCAAACCCAATCGGATTGCTGTTTTTCATTATGCCCATCTGCCCCATATCAAAAAACACCAGGCCCTGATTGATGTGCGCACCATACCTCAGCCCGCGGAAAAGATGCGCATGTGGTTGCAAACCATTGATATGCTTACGGCTGCAGGATATGTATTCATTGGCCTGGATCATTTTGCCCTGCCAGATGATGAACTAGCCATAGCTTTGGCGCGCAGGGAGCTTTACCGCAATTTTCAGGGATATAGTACCCGGGCGGGGACCCATTTGTTCGGGTTGGGTATTACCGGCATTAGCCAGTTGCCTGGGGCCTATGCCCAGAATCAGAGAACTGAACAGGCTTATTTTCAGGCCGTCACATCAAACCGGATTCCCACTGCGCGGGGATATCGGCTTACGGAAGATGATAAAAGAAGAAGAGACGTGATCATGCAGATCATGTGCCATCATGAAGTGGATAAAACAGCATGGAACGAAACCTTTCATTTGAATTTCGATGAATATTTTCAGTCTGCGGAAAATGATTTGCAACAACTGCAGGCTGATGGATTTATTGAAGTGGACGATAAGAAAATAAAGGTAACACCTGTGGGCATGCTGTTTCTCCGGCAGATTGCCTATACATTTGATGCTTACAGGCCATCCGCAGAGAAACCGGTATATTCAGCTTCTTTGTAA
- a CDS encoding PadR family transcriptional regulator, translated as MNIDNTQSQMRKGVLEFCILAIIRQGEAYPSDIIEKMKAAGLHVLEGTLYPLLTRLKNAGLLKYRWVESPSGPPRKYFSMTPEGEAFYHMLEETWKEMVTAVNQLTHTD; from the coding sequence ATGAATATTGACAACACACAGTCGCAGATGCGCAAGGGGGTTCTGGAATTTTGCATCCTGGCCATTATCAGGCAGGGAGAGGCTTATCCTTCAGACATCATTGAGAAGATGAAGGCGGCCGGATTGCATGTGCTGGAAGGCACCCTTTACCCCTTGCTTACGCGGCTAAAAAATGCGGGGCTTTTGAAATATCGCTGGGTAGAAAGTCCATCCGGTCCTCCCCGCAAATATTTTTCCATGACCCCGGAAGGGGAGGCATTTTACCATATGCTGGAAGAAACCTGGAAAGAAATGGTGACGGCGGTGAACCAACTTACACATACGGATTAA
- the hemG gene encoding protoporphyrinogen oxidase — protein MHKPVLILGAGITGLALGYLLQQQGVDFIILEKDSRPGGHIRSFREGPYLMDAGPNSLQAQYPVVQQMIDELGLQAQQIFARPAASRRYIVRRGKLHPLPMRPKDLLVSRLLSFRAKMQLLREPFVKPAREQAAETLASFVRRRLGEEWLNYVVNPFIAGVFAGDPERLHAASAFPMLYRLEQEYGSLLKGMKQMAKSKQNANPARGQLFSFESGMQALPDALYARLHQQVLTEMPVSSIRCQAGSFEVICRQGADSQTFTSQVLVSTLPAYALAALADGDWAWIKPHLQAIVYPPVMVVFAAYPLHAIQRPLDGFGFLVPAKENLSFLGAIWNSAIFPGRAPADQAAFTLFAGGMRHPEIATTNQQEWATRMLKEFEKIMDIHQPPVFTRQWCWNEAIPQYDLSYPTHISAFQQLEQQFPGLYLAGNYRGGISVGNCLQTARQLAERIVGQIKG, from the coding sequence ATGCACAAGCCGGTCCTTATTCTGGGTGCAGGCATCACAGGACTTGCACTGGGTTATTTATTGCAGCAACAGGGGGTTGATTTTATTATTCTGGAAAAAGATAGCCGCCCTGGCGGCCATATTCGCAGTTTCAGGGAAGGACCCTATCTGATGGATGCCGGTCCGAACAGCCTGCAGGCGCAATACCCTGTTGTGCAGCAGATGATTGACGAGCTGGGCCTGCAGGCGCAGCAGATTTTTGCCCGGCCTGCAGCATCCAGACGTTACATTGTTCGCCGGGGAAAACTGCATCCGCTTCCGATGCGGCCGAAAGATCTGCTTGTTAGCCGGCTTCTTTCCTTCCGGGCAAAAATGCAGTTGCTGCGGGAACCTTTTGTAAAACCTGCCAGGGAACAGGCTGCCGAAACTTTGGCCAGCTTTGTTCGCCGCAGGCTGGGGGAAGAATGGCTGAACTATGTGGTAAATCCTTTTATAGCTGGAGTTTTCGCCGGCGATCCTGAACGGCTGCATGCAGCGAGTGCTTTTCCGATGTTGTACAGGCTGGAGCAGGAATACGGCAGCCTGCTGAAAGGAATGAAACAAATGGCGAAATCAAAACAAAATGCCAATCCGGCCAGGGGACAATTATTCAGTTTTGAATCGGGTATGCAGGCTTTGCCTGATGCTCTTTATGCCCGGTTGCACCAGCAGGTACTGACGGAAATGCCTGTCAGCTCCATCCGATGTCAGGCAGGAAGCTTTGAAGTCATCTGCAGGCAAGGAGCGGATAGTCAAACCTTTACCAGCCAGGTTCTGGTTTCCACCCTCCCGGCTTATGCACTGGCAGCGCTGGCAGATGGTGATTGGGCCTGGATAAAACCGCATCTGCAGGCGATTGTATATCCTCCGGTAATGGTGGTTTTCGCAGCTTATCCGTTGCATGCTATTCAAAGGCCTTTGGATGGATTTGGCTTTCTGGTACCGGCAAAGGAAAATCTTTCTTTTCTGGGAGCCATCTGGAATTCGGCTATATTTCCGGGCCGGGCGCCGGCTGATCAGGCTGCCTTTACTTTGTTTGCCGGCGGTATGCGGCATCCGGAAATAGCCACTACCAATCAACAGGAGTGGGCAACCCGTATGCTGAAAGAGTTTGAAAAAATCATGGATATTCACCAACCCCCTGTATTCACCCGACAATGGTGCTGGAACGAGGCCATTCCGCAGTACGATCTTTCCTATCCGACTCATATTTCCGCATTTCAGCAGCTGGAACAGCAATTCCCCGGGTTGTATCTGGCCGGTAATTACCGGGGTGGCATTTCTGTGGGGAATTGCCTGCAGACAGCCCGTCAGCTGGCCGAACGCATCGTCGGGCAAATCAAAGGCTAA
- a CDS encoding PspC domain-containing protein, which yields MKKIINVHLAGLLIPMEDTAYDLLKAYIESLQRHFSQEVGGDEIVSDIETRIGELFQEQLRKGGNCITDADVNAVIAAMGRPEELGGETEQPSASSQVADGLRPRKRLYRDPDDKILGGVCGGLGAYFGVDPVIFRLVFALLFFGAGTGVLLYLVLWIAVPRARTAAEKLEMRGERVDLQNISQAVKEELSGVKTKAQDLGKEAAGVLKKKENNDIGEVLREILLALLRVVGWIAKIALILIGLLVIFCLGIALIALVGSSSILIPLKGFFWAGWWPGVLFWPSILLVLGIPVVAFIIFLIRRLVGARSMHAAVGYTLAALWLVGLAIMIYLAWDIGHHFQVKRKEKVPAEFHQPSGNTLYVKFQPVMQESEGGGRRTYAIISNWLTLRDDSLFYRNVHVHIIPSPEDDSFRIEIRKSAWGATGTEATRNVEQFHISFVQEDSILYIPDAVPLPKGTPFRNQKVEINIYVPNNKQAFLLNELQWQQDRDDDWEENDSDEETTQQSSTITQMPTHHLSFADLSMSDLGTRWGKQDDSTSSSEWMDGLLYLFFSLFNIQPHP from the coding sequence ATGAAAAAAATCATCAACGTCCATCTGGCAGGTTTGCTGATTCCCATGGAAGACACGGCATATGACCTGCTGAAAGCATACATTGAAAGTCTGCAACGCCATTTCAGTCAGGAAGTTGGGGGAGATGAAATTGTGTCCGACATTGAAACCCGCATTGGAGAACTCTTTCAGGAACAGTTGAGAAAGGGTGGCAATTGTATTACGGATGCCGACGTGAATGCGGTGATTGCTGCCATGGGTCGGCCCGAAGAGCTGGGAGGTGAAACCGAGCAGCCTTCCGCTTCTTCACAGGTAGCTGATGGGCTTCGTCCGCGCAAAAGGCTGTACCGCGATCCTGACGATAAGATTCTGGGAGGCGTTTGCGGAGGATTGGGAGCTTATTTCGGAGTAGATCCCGTTATTTTCCGGCTGGTATTTGCTCTGCTGTTTTTCGGCGCCGGTACGGGAGTACTGCTTTATCTGGTGTTGTGGATAGCCGTACCTCGGGCACGTACGGCTGCTGAAAAGCTGGAGATGCGCGGAGAACGGGTGGATTTGCAAAATATTTCCCAGGCTGTCAAGGAAGAGCTCAGTGGCGTAAAAACCAAAGCGCAGGACCTGGGCAAAGAAGCTGCAGGGGTTTTAAAAAAAAAAGAAAACAATGATATAGGTGAAGTTTTGAGGGAAATTTTGTTGGCTCTGCTGAGGGTTGTGGGCTGGATAGCAAAAATTGCACTCATTCTCATAGGGCTTCTGGTTATATTCTGTCTGGGTATTGCCTTGATTGCGCTGGTAGGTTCTTCCTCTATCCTGATTCCGCTGAAAGGCTTTTTCTGGGCCGGTTGGTGGCCCGGAGTATTATTCTGGCCTTCGATTCTGCTGGTGCTAGGTATACCTGTCGTTGCGTTCATCATCTTTTTGATTCGAAGGCTGGTAGGTGCCCGCAGCATGCATGCCGCCGTTGGTTATACGCTTGCTGCCCTCTGGCTGGTTGGGCTGGCGATTATGATCTACCTGGCATGGGATATCGGTCATCATTTCCAGGTAAAAAGAAAGGAAAAGGTTCCGGCTGAATTTCATCAGCCTTCCGGCAACACCCTTTATGTAAAATTTCAACCCGTCATGCAGGAATCTGAAGGAGGTGGTCGTAGGACATATGCCATCATCAGCAATTGGTTAACCCTCAGGGACGATTCTCTTTTTTATCGCAACGTGCATGTACATATTATCCCATCGCCGGAAGACGACAGTTTTCGGATTGAAATTCGCAAATCTGCCTGGGGAGCCACTGGTACCGAGGCTACTAGAAATGTCGAACAGTTTCACATTTCCTTTGTGCAGGAAGATTCCATTCTCTATATCCCCGATGCCGTACCCCTGCCCAAGGGCACACCTTTTCGCAATCAGAAGGTAGAGATCAACATTTATGTGCCCAACAACAAACAGGCTTTTTTACTGAATGAACTCCAATGGCAGCAGGATCGGGATGATGATTGGGAAGAAAATGATTCCGACGAAGAAACAACGCAACAATCGTCTACCATTACTCAAATGCCAACTCATCATTTATCTTTCGCTGATTTGTCAATGAGTGACCTTGGTACCCGATGGGGAAAACAAGATGATAGCACTTCCTCGAGTGAATGGATGGATGGTTTGCTGTATCTGTTTTTTAGCCTGTTCAACATTCAACCTCATCCATAA
- the feoB gene encoding ferrous iron transport protein B produces the protein MSETVSIVLVGNPNSGKTSLFNALTGLNQKVGNFPGVTVDKKVGYTRLDHRLEAKVVDLPGTYSIYPRSADEWVTFDVLLNPRNPDRPDMVICLADASNIKRNLLFCSQIIDLKIPVVIALTMMDIAQQKGIRIDVPALELALGVPVVPVNPRKEKGIAALKKALALTAVGQYKPPSGDFIPIRELASGLICKTRKYVEVRSDYAALLVAAHHEQLKFLNGGQRLALMNILAEERFNRARVQGEEIMQRYQRIAQVMNQAVVVDDPHRKNLITEHIDQVLLHRFWGYVILLAVLFLLFQSIFWLAQYPMGLIEQAFTWVSTWLSDVLPSGWFSDLLINGLVAGLSGIAVFVPQIMILFGLITILEDTGYMARVSFLSDRLMRQVGLNGKSVMPLISGLACAVPAIMATRNIENYKERLITILVTPLMSCSARLPVYIVLISLVIPDRYLLGFLSLQGLVMMGLYLLGFFTALTVAWVMKHLIHLKEKSYFILELPVYRSPRWKNVFITMVQKARIFVTDAGKVIMVISLILWILASYGPHRQMEQLKTHYTQLMDQQPQQRDALEVEYQAQRLEHSYAGILGHIIEPVIRPLGFDWKIGIALITSFAAREVFVGTMATLYSVQGGKDADRDTLRQKLEQARRPDGTQVYTLPVGLSLMIFYVFAMQCMSTLAVVKRETKSWKFPLIQLAYMTCLAYVASFITYHIF, from the coding sequence ATGAGCGAAACTGTCAGCATAGTATTGGTTGGGAATCCTAACTCCGGAAAGACATCCCTGTTTAATGCGCTTACAGGCCTGAACCAGAAGGTGGGGAATTTTCCCGGGGTAACGGTTGATAAAAAGGTGGGCTATACCCGGCTGGACCACCGGCTGGAAGCCAAGGTGGTGGATCTTCCCGGTACGTACAGCATTTATCCCAGAAGTGCTGATGAATGGGTTACCTTCGACGTGTTGCTGAATCCACGCAATCCGGACCGGCCTGATATGGTGATTTGCCTGGCCGATGCCTCCAATATCAAACGCAATCTGCTGTTTTGTTCCCAGATTATTGATCTGAAAATTCCGGTGGTCATTGCCCTGACGATGATGGATATTGCCCAGCAAAAGGGTATCCGGATTGATGTGCCGGCGCTCGAGCTAGCTTTGGGTGTTCCAGTAGTGCCCGTGAATCCTAGAAAGGAGAAAGGAATAGCTGCTTTGAAAAAGGCTTTGGCCCTCACTGCTGTTGGTCAGTACAAGCCACCGTCCGGAGATTTTATTCCTATCAGGGAGCTGGCTTCCGGTTTAATTTGCAAAACACGGAAATATGTGGAAGTCAGGAGCGATTATGCGGCTCTGCTAGTGGCAGCACACCACGAACAGCTCAAATTTCTAAATGGCGGCCAACGGCTGGCATTGATGAATATCCTGGCAGAAGAGCGGTTTAACCGGGCCCGGGTGCAGGGTGAAGAAATCATGCAACGCTATCAGCGCATTGCCCAGGTCATGAACCAGGCCGTGGTGGTGGATGATCCTCACCGCAAAAACCTGATTACCGAACACATTGACCAGGTGCTGCTGCACCGGTTCTGGGGATATGTCATTCTGCTGGCTGTGCTGTTTCTCCTGTTTCAAAGCATTTTCTGGCTAGCCCAGTACCCCATGGGATTGATTGAACAGGCATTTACCTGGGTTAGTACCTGGTTAAGCGATGTATTGCCTTCGGGTTGGTTTAGCGATTTGCTGATCAATGGCCTGGTGGCCGGATTAAGTGGAATTGCCGTTTTTGTGCCCCAGATTATGATTTTGTTTGGTCTCATCACCATTTTGGAAGATACGGGCTATATGGCGCGCGTAAGTTTCCTCAGCGACCGGCTGATGCGGCAGGTGGGGTTGAATGGCAAATCGGTCATGCCTCTTATCAGCGGGCTGGCCTGCGCAGTACCCGCCATCATGGCTACCCGAAACATTGAAAATTATAAGGAAAGGCTCATTACCATTCTGGTTACACCTTTGATGAGCTGCTCCGCCCGTTTACCCGTGTACATCGTACTGATTTCGCTGGTCATTCCGGATCGGTACCTGCTCGGATTTCTGAGCCTGCAGGGCCTGGTGATGATGGGTTTGTACCTGCTGGGATTTTTTACAGCGCTAACCGTTGCCTGGGTAATGAAACATCTCATTCACCTGAAAGAAAAAAGTTATTTTATCCTGGAATTGCCGGTTTATCGGTCGCCCCGGTGGAAAAACGTATTCATTACCATGGTTCAGAAAGCCCGGATTTTTGTGACTGACGCAGGCAAGGTGATTATGGTCATTTCGTTGATTTTATGGATTCTGGCTTCTTATGGTCCCCACCGCCAGATGGAACAACTGAAAACCCATTACACCCAGCTCATGGATCAGCAGCCCCAGCAAAGGGATGCACTGGAAGTAGAATACCAGGCGCAGCGGCTGGAGCATTCCTACGCGGGTATCCTGGGGCACATCATTGAGCCGGTGATTCGTCCACTGGGATTTGACTGGAAAATCGGTATTGCCCTAATTACCTCCTTTGCAGCCAGAGAGGTGTTTGTAGGCACCATGGCTACTTTATACAGCGTGCAAGGAGGGAAAGATGCCGATCGCGATACGCTTCGCCAGAAGCTGGAGCAAGCGCGCAGGCCAGATGGCACCCAAGTATATACCCTACCGGTTGGGCTTTCCCTGATGATTTTTTATGTATTTGCCATGCAATGCATGAGCACACTGGCTGTGGTGAAAAGAGAAACCAAATCCTGGAAATTTCCTTTGATACAGCTGGCCTATATGACCTGCCTGGCTTATGTAGCCAGCTTCATCACCTACCATATTTTTTGA
- the recQ gene encoding DNA helicase RecQ — protein MGKRTVKVHAVQEAVPEDFSKPSSTSAAPDQDDREITSGEYLHAQLKRHFGFDSFKGNQEKIIRSILSGRDTFVIMPTGGGKSLCYQLPALISPGCAIIVSPLIALMKNQVDLIRSYSSKDHVAHFLNSTLSKTEIRRVKADLASGKTKMLYVAPETLTKADNLSFFRELQISFFAVDEAHCISEWGHDFRPEYRRLREMINAINDQLPVIALTATATPKVQSDILKNLELKNPNIFISSFNRPNLYYEIRPKRKKDQTLKEIVRFIMQHRGKSGIIYTLNRKTTEEIADMLVANGIRAVAYHAGLDAATRTQRQDMFLMEEVEVIVATIAFGMGIDKPDIRYVIHYNIPKSLENYYQETGRAGRDGLEGKCICFYSHRDVHKLEQLMRDKPLSEREMGAQLINEMVAYAESAVCRRKFILHYFGEQFEEENCGHCDNCLNPKEKIEVKNRVAIVLRTIQALNERFGIEYLVDVICGKAIPQITTYRHDELAEFGSGKEHDAHFWNSLIRQMMLEGLIEKDIEEYGLLKITEKGRQFLSHPYPIYFSLNHQFDEDEGDEDDAPTGPGAGAVDPVLFEMLKDLRKKVAKEKGLPPFVVFLETSLEDMATQYPTTLEELERIQGVSKGKAMKFGKPFVEMIQKYVEEHDIEKPDDFVMKSVVNKSGLKVFIIQNIDKKIPLETIARSRDLTLSQLLDEMETIVASGTRLNVDYCIDEELDEYAKEEIMEYFKHCETSSLEAAREALSDGDYTVEQLKLMRIKFLSEYGN, from the coding sequence ATGGGTAAAAGAACAGTGAAAGTTCACGCCGTGCAGGAAGCCGTTCCAGAGGATTTTTCCAAACCATCTTCCACCTCAGCCGCACCCGATCAGGATGATCGGGAAATTACCTCAGGCGAATATCTGCATGCTCAGCTGAAACGCCATTTTGGCTTTGATTCCTTCAAGGGCAATCAGGAGAAAATCATTCGCAGCATTCTGTCGGGCAGGGATACTTTTGTGATTATGCCCACCGGTGGTGGCAAATCGCTTTGCTATCAGCTTCCGGCGCTGATCAGTCCGGGCTGCGCCATTATTGTGTCACCGCTTATTGCCCTGATGAAGAATCAGGTGGATTTGATCCGCTCCTACAGCAGCAAGGATCATGTAGCACATTTTCTGAATTCAACCCTTTCCAAAACCGAAATCAGGCGCGTAAAGGCCGATCTTGCATCCGGCAAAACTAAGATGCTCTACGTAGCTCCCGAAACTTTGACGAAGGCCGATAACCTCAGTTTTTTCCGGGAGCTGCAGATTTCGTTTTTTGCGGTGGATGAAGCCCATTGTATCTCGGAATGGGGACATGATTTCCGGCCGGAATACCGACGGCTGCGGGAAATGATCAACGCCATCAACGATCAGCTGCCCGTTATTGCGCTTACAGCCACTGCTACACCCAAGGTGCAGAGCGATATTCTGAAAAACCTGGAACTCAAAAACCCCAACATTTTCATCTCTTCCTTCAACCGGCCGAACCTGTATTATGAAATCCGCCCCAAGCGCAAAAAAGATCAGACGCTGAAGGAAATTGTCCGCTTCATCATGCAGCACCGGGGCAAAAGTGGGATCATTTATACCCTCAACCGCAAAACTACGGAAGAGATTGCCGATATGCTGGTGGCCAACGGCATCAGAGCTGTGGCCTATCACGCCGGACTCGATGCGGCAACCCGCACCCAACGACAGGATATGTTCTTGATGGAAGAGGTGGAAGTTATTGTGGCTACCATTGCTTTTGGCATGGGCATTGACAAGCCCGATATCCGATATGTGATTCATTACAATATTCCCAAAAGCCTCGAAAACTATTATCAGGAAACAGGTCGGGCCGGGCGTGATGGACTGGAAGGCAAATGCATTTGTTTTTATTCCCACCGGGATGTACACAAGCTGGAACAACTGATGCGCGACAAGCCCCTCAGTGAAAGAGAAATGGGCGCCCAGCTGATCAACGAAATGGTCGCCTATGCAGAAAGTGCCGTGTGCCGAAGAAAATTTATCCTGCACTATTTCGGAGAACAATTCGAAGAGGAAAACTGCGGACATTGTGATAATTGCCTGAATCCAAAAGAAAAAATTGAAGTCAAAAACCGGGTAGCCATTGTATTGCGTACCATTCAGGCATTAAACGAAAGATTTGGTATCGAATACCTCGTCGATGTCATCTGTGGGAAGGCAATCCCCCAGATCACTACCTACCGGCATGATGAGCTTGCTGAATTCGGCAGCGGAAAAGAACACGATGCGCATTTCTGGAATTCCCTCATCCGCCAGATGATGCTGGAAGGCTTGATTGAGAAAGATATCGAAGAATATGGCCTGTTGAAGATTACGGAAAAAGGCAGGCAATTCCTGTCGCACCCTTATCCCATTTATTTTTCCCTTAACCATCAGTTTGATGAAGATGAGGGTGATGAGGACGATGCGCCTACAGGCCCTGGCGCCGGTGCGGTAGATCCCGTGTTGTTTGAAATGTTGAAGGATTTAAGAAAAAAAGTGGCCAAAGAAAAAGGTCTTCCGCCTTTTGTGGTTTTTCTGGAAACCTCCCTCGAAGATATGGCCACCCAATATCCCACTACGCTTGAAGAGCTGGAGCGCATTCAGGGTGTCAGCAAGGGCAAGGCCATGAAGTTCGGAAAGCCCTTTGTGGAAATGATTCAGAAATATGTGGAGGAGCATGATATCGAGAAGCCCGATGATTTTGTGATGAAAAGTGTGGTGAACAAAAGCGGGCTGAAGGTTTTCATTATCCAGAATATTGATAAAAAGATTCCGCTGGAAACCATTGCCCGCTCGCGGGATCTGACCCTGTCGCAGTTGCTGGATGAAATGGAAACCATTGTGGCCAGCGGTACCCGGCTGAATGTGGATTATTGCATTGACGAGGAACTGGACGAGTACGCCAAGGAAGAGATCATGGAGTATTTCAAACATTGCGAGACCTCCAGCCTGGAGGCTGCCCGCGAAGCGCTGAGTGATGGCGACTATACAGTGGAGCAGCTTAAACTCATGCGGATTAAGTTCTTGAGTGAATATGGGAATTAA